One Thioclava electrotropha DNA segment encodes these proteins:
- a CDS encoding ion channel has protein sequence MLKTLHHYYEEDSRRAHAFRYALLAFDLATILFVIVTSFFPHTVTIEVIDAVIGVVIVADFLARYAISDEKVRFWTRAATWADIIAIGSFLAPIAGEGLGFLRILRTLRLLHTYQLMARLRHDFKFFRHHQEIIIAAINLGVFLFVMTGLIYATQVRINPQISNYADALYFTVTTLTTTGFGDITPKGEWGRMISVAIMIFGVTLFLRLAQVLFRPTKVRHECPTCGLSLHDADAIHCKHCGEVIHIDTEGLT, from the coding sequence ATGCTCAAGACGCTGCACCATTACTACGAGGAGGATTCCCGCCGCGCCCATGCGTTTCGCTACGCGCTTCTGGCCTTCGATCTTGCCACGATCCTCTTCGTCATCGTCACCTCCTTCTTCCCCCACACGGTCACGATCGAAGTCATCGATGCGGTGATCGGCGTCGTGATCGTGGCAGATTTCCTCGCCCGCTACGCAATCTCGGACGAGAAAGTCCGCTTCTGGACCCGCGCGGCGACATGGGCCGACATCATCGCGATCGGGTCGTTCCTCGCGCCGATCGCGGGGGAGGGGCTGGGCTTCCTGCGGATCCTGCGTACGTTGCGACTGCTGCATACCTATCAGCTCATGGCGCGGCTGCGGCATGACTTCAAATTCTTCCGCCATCATCAGGAAATCATCATCGCCGCCATCAATCTGGGCGTCTTCCTCTTCGTGATGACGGGGCTGATCTATGCCACGCAGGTTCGGATCAATCCGCAGATTTCCAACTATGCCGACGCGCTCTATTTCACCGTGACCACGCTGACCACGACGGGGTTCGGGGATATCACGCCCAAGGGTGAATGGGGGCGGATGATCTCGGTCGCCATCATGATCTTCGGCGTCACGCTGTTCTTGCGGCTCGCGCAGGTGTTGTTCCGGCCCACGAAGGTGCGCCATGAATGCCCGACCTGCGGGCTGAGCCTGCACGATGCCGATGCGATCCACTGCAAACATTGCGGCGAGGTCATCCACATCGACACCGAAGGGCTGACCTGA
- the ettA gene encoding energy-dependent translational throttle protein EttA, with protein sequence MASYQYVYHMDGVSKTYPGGKKCFENIRLNFLPGVKIGVVGVNGAGKSTLLRIMAGLDKDFSGEAWAAKGAKVGYLPQEPDLDPALNVRGNVMEGVAAKKAKLERFNELAMNYSDETAEEMAQLQDEIDSENLWDLDSQVDVAMEALRCPPDEADVETLSGGERRRVALCKLLLEAPDMLLLDEPTNHLDAETIAWLQKHLIEYKGTILCVTHDRYFLDDITSWILELERGRGIPYEGNYSAWLEQKAKRLEQEAREDKAKQKVLEKELQWIRAGAKARQAKSKARISAYEKMADQSERERVGKAQIIIPNGPRLGGKVIEVEGISKHYGDKQLIENLSFSIPPGAIVGVIGPNGAGKSTLFRMITGQDKPDTGEITVGDTVKLAYVDQSRDALDANKTVWEEISGGAELIELGDAQVNSRAYCGAFNFKGGDQQKKVGLLSGGERNRVHMAKLLKEGGNVLLLDEPTNDLDVETLQALEAAIEDFAGNAIIISHDRFFLDRLCTHILAFEGDAHVEFFEGNFEDYEEDKIRRLGPDAVEPKRVKYKKFSR encoded by the coding sequence ATGGCGTCCTATCAATATGTCTATCACATGGATGGTGTCTCGAAGACCTATCCGGGTGGCAAGAAATGCTTCGAAAACATCCGCCTGAATTTCCTTCCCGGCGTGAAGATCGGCGTCGTCGGCGTCAACGGCGCGGGTAAATCCACGCTGCTTCGTATCATGGCGGGCCTCGACAAGGACTTCTCGGGCGAGGCCTGGGCCGCGAAAGGCGCGAAAGTCGGCTACCTCCCGCAGGAGCCCGATCTGGACCCGGCGCTGAACGTCCGCGGCAATGTCATGGAAGGCGTGGCCGCCAAGAAGGCCAAGCTGGAGCGTTTCAACGAGCTGGCGATGAACTACTCGGACGAGACCGCCGAGGAGATGGCCCAGCTGCAGGACGAGATCGACTCGGAAAACCTCTGGGATCTCGACAGCCAGGTCGACGTCGCGATGGAAGCCCTGCGCTGCCCGCCCGACGAGGCCGATGTCGAAACCCTTTCGGGCGGGGAACGCCGCCGGGTCGCGCTGTGCAAGCTGCTGCTCGAAGCGCCCGACATGCTGCTGCTCGACGAACCGACCAACCACCTCGACGCGGAAACCATCGCCTGGCTGCAAAAGCACCTGATCGAATACAAGGGCACGATCCTCTGCGTCACGCACGACCGTTACTTCCTCGACGACATCACCTCGTGGATTCTCGAACTCGAGCGCGGCCGCGGCATCCCCTATGAGGGCAACTACTCCGCATGGCTCGAACAGAAAGCCAAGCGCCTCGAGCAGGAAGCCCGCGAGGACAAGGCCAAGCAGAAGGTCCTCGAGAAGGAACTTCAGTGGATCCGCGCCGGCGCCAAGGCGCGTCAGGCGAAGTCCAAAGCGCGTATCTCGGCCTATGAGAAGATGGCGGACCAGTCCGAGCGCGAGCGCGTCGGCAAGGCCCAGATCATCATCCCGAACGGCCCGCGTCTGGGCGGCAAGGTGATCGAGGTCGAGGGCATTTCGAAACACTACGGTGACAAGCAACTGATCGAGAACCTGTCCTTCTCGATCCCGCCGGGCGCCATCGTCGGCGTGATCGGCCCGAACGGCGCCGGTAAATCCACGCTGTTCCGCATGATCACCGGTCAGGACAAGCCCGACACCGGCGAGATCACCGTGGGCGACACGGTCAAGCTGGCCTATGTCGACCAGTCGCGCGACGCGCTGGATGCGAACAAGACCGTCTGGGAGGAAATCTCCGGCGGGGCCGAGCTGATCGAACTGGGCGACGCGCAGGTCAACAGCCGTGCCTATTGCGGCGCGTTCAACTTCAAGGGCGGCGACCAACAGAAGAAGGTCGGCCTCCTCTCGGGCGGTGAGCGCAACCGCGTCCACATGGCCAAGCTGCTGAAAGAGGGCGGCAACGTGCTGCTGCTCGACGAACCGACCAACGATCTGGACGTCGAAACCCTGCAGGCGCTGGAAGCCGCGATCGAAGACTTCGCCGGCAACGCGATCATCATCTCGCACGACCGCTTCTTCCTCGACCGCCTCTGCACCCACATCCTCGCCTTCGAGGGCGACGCCCATGTGGAATTCTTCGAGGGCAACTTCGAGGATTACGAGGAAGACAAGATCCGTCGTCTCGGTCCGGATGCTGTCGAGCCGAAGCGGGTGAAGTACAAGAAGTTCAGCCGGTGA
- a CDS encoding DUF7946 domain-containing protein, translated as MECYFDLRYEGRWADRNGIEFYDVAQALIGFERVIGLTTHLLLNGKVLVQSPSKHGFSLVALPADEGSWKWTVGLALGFGQVVHAFGTAPPDTAFGWLTKSAVEYVIQETLGFSPNFDETLGKQIERYKQGSHRVPVSRDLSIERFDSLLEKTESGVKALHRPIIQSGSAERANFDFRSAAQEANLDVYVDADTFDYVDRVITSEDFSDFRGVISSYNSNTYKGRLYVEDEKRTIPFELAENMRSLDVISAITRSLSRNAQARAGSRRNNQEICLQGLRNETPTGRLKSIYVIELVTE; from the coding sequence ATGGAGTGCTATTTTGATCTTCGTTACGAAGGGCGTTGGGCCGATCGAAACGGTATCGAGTTTTACGATGTAGCCCAAGCACTGATCGGATTTGAGCGCGTTATCGGATTGACCACCCATCTACTTTTAAATGGAAAGGTTCTAGTTCAATCGCCCTCTAAACATGGTTTTAGCTTGGTCGCTCTTCCTGCTGATGAGGGGAGTTGGAAGTGGACCGTAGGCTTGGCGCTCGGCTTCGGTCAAGTTGTGCACGCTTTTGGAACTGCTCCCCCTGACACGGCCTTCGGATGGCTGACAAAATCAGCGGTCGAATACGTCATTCAAGAAACCTTAGGCTTCAGCCCAAATTTCGATGAAACGCTCGGAAAGCAAATTGAACGATACAAGCAAGGGTCGCATCGGGTTCCAGTATCGCGTGATCTAAGCATCGAAAGGTTTGACTCTCTTTTGGAGAAAACGGAGTCGGGGGTCAAAGCGCTGCACCGTCCAATTATTCAGTCAGGAAGTGCCGAGAGAGCGAACTTTGATTTTCGCTCTGCCGCGCAAGAAGCCAATCTCGATGTTTATGTTGACGCCGATACGTTCGACTACGTTGATCGTGTAATTACATCCGAGGATTTTTCGGATTTTCGCGGGGTAATTTCTAGCTACAACTCGAATACATACAAAGGGCGGCTTTATGTTGAAGATGAGAAGAGGACGATCCCTTTTGAACTTGCTGAGAACATGCGCTCGCTAGACGTAATTTCTGCGATCACACGTAGTCTTTCGCGAAACGCACAGGCAAGGGCTGGATCAAGGCGCAACAATCAAGAAATCTGCCTGCAGGGGCTTCGAAATGAAACCCCAACAGGCAGACTGAAAAGCATTTATGTGATCGAGTTGGTCACCGAGTGA
- a CDS encoding division plane positioning ATPase MipZ has protein sequence MAHIIVMGNEKGGSGKSTTSMHVATALARMGWKVGALDLDLRQRSFGRYVENRLAYMDREGLDLPCPDYRELPEVDASTLGPGENPYDHRLSTAVAEMEPSCDFILIDCPGSHTRLSQVAHSLADTLVTPLNDSFIDFDLLARIDPVTSKVIGPSIYSEMVWSARQLRAKAGLKPIDWIVLRNRVGAQQMHNKRKVGAALEQLSKRIGFRVSPGFSERVIFRELFPRGLTLLDLKDLGVESLNISNVAARQEVRDLMKELDLPGVAVDF, from the coding sequence TTGGCGCATATCATCGTGATGGGCAACGAAAAGGGTGGGTCGGGGAAGTCCACCACCTCGATGCATGTGGCGACCGCCTTGGCGCGCATGGGATGGAAAGTGGGGGCGCTCGATCTCGATCTGCGGCAGCGCAGTTTCGGGCGCTATGTCGAGAACCGGCTGGCCTATATGGATCGCGAGGGGCTCGACCTGCCCTGCCCCGATTATCGCGAACTGCCCGAGGTGGACGCCTCGACGCTGGGTCCGGGGGAGAACCCTTATGACCATCGCCTCTCCACCGCCGTGGCCGAGATGGAGCCGTCCTGCGACTTCATCCTGATCGACTGCCCCGGTTCGCATACGCGGCTGTCTCAGGTCGCGCATTCGCTGGCCGATACGCTGGTCACGCCGCTCAATGACAGTTTCATCGATTTCGACCTGCTGGCGCGGATCGATCCGGTGACGTCGAAGGTGATCGGCCCCTCGATCTATTCCGAGATGGTCTGGTCGGCGCGGCAGCTGCGCGCGAAGGCGGGGTTGAAGCCGATCGACTGGATCGTGCTGCGCAACCGCGTGGGCGCCCAGCAGATGCACAACAAGCGCAAGGTCGGCGCGGCGCTGGAGCAGCTCTCGAAGCGTATCGGCTTCCGCGTCTCGCCCGGCTTCTCGGAGCGGGTGATCTTCCGCGAACTGTTCCCGCGCGGGCTGACGCTTCTGGACCTCAAGGATCTCGGCGTCGAGAGCCTCAACATTTCCAACGTGGCAGCCCGTCAGGAAGTGCGCGACCTGATGAAGGAGCTGGACCTGCCCGGCGTCGCGGTCGACTTCTGA
- a CDS encoding VPLPA-CTERM sorting domain-containing protein, with protein MLLPIASFAKRCLALVVASVLYASAAQAVTVDLITNGDFETGDLSGWNSTSSSYAEDFQINNGRFNPRGPTRRVDPISGSYDVMNEQTGYGISTLTQFFTVPDRVISASFNFTYQLVNHYASGFDDPNQQFRVSLIDDAGAVISQIFSTQPGDAAVQGATPLSYDLTSYLQAGVGSTLGIQFDVETSYYYMNASLDDIAMMVETPATVPLPASVWMMLAGLGLFAALGWSRKARNGADIANCDGPVAA; from the coding sequence ATGTTGTTACCGATTGCCAGTTTTGCGAAACGCTGTCTCGCCCTTGTGGTGGCGAGCGTCCTTTATGCCTCTGCCGCGCAAGCGGTGACGGTCGATCTGATCACCAACGGTGATTTCGAGACCGGCGATCTGTCGGGCTGGAATTCGACCAGCTCTTCCTATGCAGAGGACTTCCAGATCAATAACGGGCGGTTCAATCCGCGCGGGCCGACGCGCCGCGTGGATCCGATCTCGGGCAGTTACGACGTGATGAACGAGCAAACCGGCTACGGGATTTCGACCCTGACGCAGTTCTTCACGGTCCCCGATCGGGTGATCAGCGCAAGTTTCAACTTCACCTATCAGCTCGTGAACCACTACGCGTCGGGCTTCGACGATCCCAATCAGCAGTTCCGTGTAAGCCTGATCGACGATGCGGGTGCGGTGATCTCGCAGATTTTCTCGACCCAGCCGGGCGACGCGGCGGTCCAGGGCGCGACGCCGCTGAGCTACGATCTGACCAGTTATCTGCAGGCGGGTGTGGGGTCGACGCTGGGCATCCAGTTCGATGTCGAGACGAGCTATTACTATATGAACGCCTCGCTCGACGATATTGCGATGATGGTGGAGACGCCCGCCACCGTGCCGCTTCCCGCCTCGGTCTGGATGATGCTGGCGGGGCTGGGGCTTTTCGCGGCGCTTGGCTGGTCGCGCAAAGCCCGTAATGGCGCGGATATCGCAAACTGCGACGGTCCTGTCGCGGCGTAA
- a CDS encoding acyl-CoA synthetase, translating into MQKFATVADRDAVEAEKPWEARNRPETLYGFLSETAKAHGDRPALSFQIMSGPTDKAETLSWSQLHGKVTQAANLLRHLGVGPTDTVAYLLPNSLETATVLLAGATAGIVNPINPLLDAEQIGAILRETKAKVLVTLKAFPKTDVAQKAAEAVRLAPNVEAVLEVDLNRYLSPPKSWIVPFICPKTEVKHNAKVMSFNGEASKMPGDRLMFDDPNEDRVAAYFHTGGTTGMPKVAQHKYSGMIYNGWLGGRLLFKQDDVMMCPLPLFHVFAAYPILMSAIASGAHVIFPTPAGYRGEGVFDNFWKLIERWQVTFLITVPTAVSAMVQRKVDADISSLRIALSGSAPLPIELYNRFKAATGVEIAEGYGLTEATCLVSVNPVDGMKKVGSVGIPMPYTHVRILKKRNGTFDECARDEVGEICVANPGVFEGSTYTEPDKNHDLFAEERFLRTGDLGRIDEDGYLWITGRAKDLIIRGGHNLDPAEIEDALLSHPAVAFAGAIGQPDSFAGELPCAYVELVADAEVTNEELMEHARANIHERAAVPKYLEVMDELPKTAVGKIFKPDLRKKAIIRVLNAELETAGIKAHVISVTEDKKRGLVAHLATTGDCDQDALAHKLGEFTVPWDWAR; encoded by the coding sequence ATGCAGAAATTCGCGACAGTTGCCGACCGTGATGCGGTCGAGGCCGAGAAACCCTGGGAGGCGCGCAACCGCCCCGAAACGCTTTACGGCTTTCTGAGCGAGACCGCCAAGGCCCATGGCGATCGTCCGGCCCTGTCATTCCAGATCATGTCCGGCCCGACCGACAAAGCGGAGACGCTGAGCTGGTCGCAACTGCACGGCAAGGTCACGCAGGCGGCGAACCTGCTGCGCCATCTAGGCGTGGGGCCGACCGACACGGTGGCCTACCTGCTGCCGAATTCGCTCGAGACCGCGACGGTGCTTCTGGCAGGCGCGACGGCCGGGATCGTGAATCCGATCAACCCGCTTCTGGATGCCGAGCAGATTGGTGCGATCCTGCGCGAGACCAAGGCGAAGGTTCTGGTGACGCTGAAGGCGTTCCCAAAGACCGACGTGGCGCAGAAGGCGGCTGAAGCCGTGCGCCTTGCGCCCAATGTCGAGGCCGTTCTGGAGGTCGATCTCAATCGCTATCTCTCGCCGCCGAAAAGCTGGATCGTGCCCTTCATTTGCCCCAAGACCGAGGTGAAGCACAACGCGAAGGTGATGAGCTTCAACGGCGAAGCCAGCAAGATGCCCGGCGACCGGCTGATGTTCGACGATCCCAACGAGGATCGCGTCGCGGCTTATTTCCACACCGGCGGCACGACGGGCATGCCCAAGGTCGCGCAGCACAAATATTCCGGCATGATCTATAATGGCTGGCTCGGCGGGCGGCTCCTGTTCAAGCAAGACGACGTGATGATGTGCCCGCTGCCGCTGTTCCACGTCTTCGCGGCCTATCCGATCCTGATGTCGGCCATCGCGAGCGGCGCGCATGTCATCTTCCCGACCCCTGCGGGCTATCGCGGGGAGGGCGTGTTCGACAATTTCTGGAAGCTGATCGAGCGCTGGCAGGTGACCTTCCTGATCACCGTGCCGACCGCTGTGTCCGCGATGGTGCAGCGCAAGGTCGATGCCGATATCTCCTCGCTGCGGATCGCGCTCTCGGGCTCGGCCCCGCTGCCGATCGAGCTTTACAACCGCTTCAAGGCGGCGACCGGGGTCGAGATCGCGGAAGGCTACGGTCTGACCGAGGCGACCTGTCTGGTGTCGGTCAACCCGGTGGACGGGATGAAGAAGGTGGGGTCGGTCGGGATCCCGATGCCCTATACCCATGTGCGGATCCTCAAGAAGCGCAACGGCACGTTCGATGAATGCGCGCGCGACGAGGTCGGCGAGATCTGCGTCGCCAATCCGGGCGTCTTCGAGGGCTCGACCTATACCGAGCCGGACAAGAACCACGACCTGTTCGCCGAGGAGCGTTTCCTGCGTACCGGCGATCTGGGCCGTATCGACGAGGACGGCTATCTCTGGATCACGGGCCGCGCGAAGGACCTGATCATCCGGGGCGGGCACAATCTCGACCCGGCAGAGATCGAGGACGCGTTGCTGAGCCACCCGGCGGTGGCCTTCGCAGGCGCGATCGGTCAGCCCGACAGCTTCGCGGGCGAGCTGCCCTGCGCCTATGTCGAGCTGGTTGCCGATGCCGAGGTGACCAACGAGGAGCTGATGGAGCATGCGCGCGCCAATATCCACGAGCGCGCCGCGGTCCCGAAATATCTCGAAGTGATGGACGAGTTGCCGAAGACGGCGGTGGGCAAGATCTTCAAGCCCGACCTGCGCAAGAAGGCGATCATCCGGGTGCTCAATGCCGAGCTGGAGACGGCAGGCATCAAGGCGCATGTCATCTCGGTCACCGAGGACAAGAAGCGCGGTCTGGTGGCGCATCTGGCGACCACGGGAGACTGCGATCAGGATGCGCTGGCCCATAAGCTGGGCGAGTTTACCGTACCGTGGGATTGGGCCCGGTAA
- a CDS encoding ABC transporter transmembrane domain-containing protein produces the protein MARRPTGPADDRPKTKKIGALKGLGPFIAPYKGLAFGALLALIATASISLILPLAVRRVVDGFQQGAALLDQYFFAALVIAGLLALGTGLRYYLVTRFGERVVADIRKAVFGRVISMSPAFFERILTGEIISRITTDTTLILSVIGSSVSVALRNVLILIGGLIMLLFTSAKLTGLVLLVVPVVVVPIVVLGRRLRVLGRENQDWIANSSGSASESLLAAQTVQAFTHEAITREKFSDVTEKAYRSAKKRIGTRAVMTVIVIFLVFAGVVGVLWIGARDVRGGEMSVGELVQFVIYAVMVAGSVGALSEIWSELQRAAGATERLVELLQSEDSVKDPEHPVPLPLPATGAIRFEDVSFHYPSRPQASALDHVDLDIAPGETVALVGPSGAGKTTVVQLIQRFWDPETGKVTIDGYDLRDMARHDFRQAIALVPQDPVVFAASARENIRFGRPDASDREVEEAARAAHAYDFLEALPEGFDTYVGERGVMLSGGQKQRIAIARAILRDAPILLLDEATSALDAASEREVQAAVDQLAKTRTTVIVAHRLATVKKADRIVVFEDGKIVAQGTHDSLVSEGGLYAELARLQFTEGA, from the coding sequence ATGGCTCGCAGACCGACGGGACCGGCCGATGACCGGCCGAAGACGAAGAAGATCGGCGCGCTCAAGGGGCTCGGCCCCTTCATCGCACCTTACAAGGGACTTGCCTTCGGGGCGTTGCTGGCGCTGATCGCCACCGCTTCGATCTCGCTGATCCTGCCGCTCGCGGTGCGCCGCGTGGTGGACGGGTTCCAGCAAGGCGCGGCGCTGCTCGATCAGTATTTCTTCGCCGCTCTGGTCATCGCGGGGCTGCTCGCGCTCGGGACGGGGCTGCGCTACTACCTCGTGACGCGCTTCGGCGAACGGGTCGTGGCCGATATCCGCAAGGCGGTGTTCGGCCGGGTGATCTCGATGAGCCCGGCCTTCTTCGAGCGGATCCTGACTGGCGAAATCATCTCGCGCATCACCACCGACACGACGCTGATCCTGTCGGTGATCGGGTCCTCGGTCTCGGTGGCGCTTCGCAACGTGCTGATCCTGATCGGCGGGTTGATCATGCTCTTGTTCACCTCGGCCAAGCTGACCGGGCTGGTGCTCCTGGTGGTGCCGGTGGTCGTGGTGCCGATCGTGGTTCTGGGTCGTCGCCTGCGGGTGCTGGGCCGCGAGAACCAGGACTGGATCGCGAATTCGTCGGGCTCTGCTTCGGAGTCGCTTCTGGCCGCGCAAACCGTGCAGGCTTTCACCCATGAGGCGATCACCCGCGAGAAATTCTCCGACGTCACCGAGAAGGCTTACCGGTCCGCCAAGAAGCGGATCGGCACGCGCGCGGTGATGACCGTGATCGTGATCTTCCTCGTCTTCGCAGGCGTCGTGGGCGTGCTGTGGATCGGGGCGCGCGATGTACGCGGTGGCGAAATGAGCGTGGGCGAGCTGGTGCAGTTCGTGATCTACGCGGTGATGGTCGCGGGCTCTGTCGGCGCGCTGTCGGAAATCTGGTCCGAGTTGCAGCGGGCGGCAGGCGCGACCGAGCGTCTGGTGGAACTGCTGCAAAGCGAGGATTCGGTGAAAGACCCCGAGCATCCGGTGCCGCTGCCGCTGCCCGCAACCGGCGCGATCCGCTTCGAGGATGTGAGCTTCCATTACCCGTCGCGGCCGCAGGCCTCCGCGCTCGATCATGTCGATCTCGACATCGCGCCGGGCGAGACCGTGGCGCTGGTCGGCCCGTCGGGCGCGGGCAAGACGACCGTCGTGCAGCTGATCCAGCGGTTCTGGGACCCCGAGACCGGCAAGGTGACGATCGACGGCTACGACCTGCGCGACATGGCGCGGCACGATTTCCGTCAGGCGATCGCGCTGGTGCCGCAGGATCCGGTCGTCTTCGCGGCTTCGGCCCGCGAAAACATCCGCTTCGGCCGTCCCGATGCGAGCGACCGCGAAGTCGAAGAAGCTGCGCGCGCGGCCCATGCTTATGACTTCCTCGAAGCGTTGCCCGAAGGGTTCGACACTTATGTGGGTGAACGCGGCGTGATGCTTTCGGGCGGTCAGAAGCAGCGTATCGCGATTGCGCGGGCGATCCTGCGCGACGCGCCGATCCTGCTGCTGGACGAGGCGACCTCGGCGCTGGACGCAGCCTCCGAACGCGAAGTGCAGGCGGCCGTCGATCAGCTGGCCAAGACCCGCACCACGGTGATCGTGGCGCACCGTCTGGCCACCGTGAAGAAGGCCGACCGGATCGTCGTCTTCGAGGACGGCAAGATCGTCGCGCAAGGCACGCATGACAGCCTCGTCTCCGAAGGCGGTCTTTATGCCGAACTCGCGAGGCTGCAATTCACCGAAGGGGCGTGA
- a CDS encoding enoyl-CoA hydratase-related protein: MVFKVIRYEVEEQVAVITLNRPDVMNALNAQMRAEILEAVKRAEDEARVIVLTGAGRAFCSGQDLGDGVSAAGLDLERVLRDEYEPMLKAIYESPLPVVSAVNGPAAGAGANIALAADVVIASEAASFIQAFTRIGLMPDAGGTYWLPRQVGFARAMGMALFADKISARQAADWGMIWEAIAEVDFDHHWRARAAHLANGPTAAYRAVKRSLREGYSNDLSTQLELEAELQGSLGQSHDFREGVTAFLEKRAPKFEGR; the protein is encoded by the coding sequence TGATGAACGCGCTCAACGCGCAGATGCGCGCGGAAATCCTCGAGGCGGTGAAACGCGCCGAGGATGAGGCACGGGTGATCGTGCTGACCGGCGCGGGGCGCGCTTTCTGTTCGGGGCAGGATCTGGGCGATGGCGTCTCGGCGGCGGGGCTCGATCTGGAGCGGGTGCTACGCGACGAATACGAGCCGATGCTCAAGGCGATCTATGAGAGCCCGCTGCCGGTAGTCTCCGCAGTGAACGGGCCTGCGGCAGGGGCGGGGGCGAATATCGCGCTGGCCGCCGATGTGGTCATCGCCTCGGAAGCGGCGAGCTTCATTCAGGCCTTCACGCGGATCGGACTGATGCCGGATGCGGGCGGCACCTATTGGCTGCCGCGTCAGGTGGGATTTGCCCGCGCGATGGGCATGGCGCTGTTTGCCGACAAGATCTCGGCTCGGCAGGCGGCTGACTGGGGCATGATCTGGGAAGCGATTGCCGAGGTCGATTTCGACCATCACTGGCGCGCCCGGGCGGCGCATCTGGCCAATGGACCGACGGCGGCCTATCGCGCCGTGAAGCGCTCGCTGCGCGAGGGCTACAGCAATGATCTGTCGACCCAGCTGGAACTGGAGGCGGAGCTGCAGGGCAGCCTCGGCCAGAGCCATGATTTCCGCGAAGGCGTGACCGCGTTCCTCGAGAAGCGCGCGCCGAAATTCGAGGGGCGCTGA